AATGTCGCAGAAAGCCACAATATCAACCTCTGGAATTTTGGCCAGGGCCGGCAGATGCTTGCCGTTGGCAATGCCGCCGCAGCCAATAATCCCAACTCTTACCTTTTCCATCGTTCTACCTCCCCCTGTTTAAAAGATATTAGAAAACAGAAAAATCAAGCTGATTATTTGTTTCGCCAAATGTGGTTGTTATCCTTTGCCTAAAATGGTTAGATCATGGTAATAGAATCAATATGTCATAGTCTGGAGTGATAATTCCAAACAAAGAAAAAAGAGCGGGGAACCCCCACTCCTCGGTTACGTTCCTTGCTCTTTAAATGCTAGCTGCTTGGACTTCCTAGCCGAAAATGCCTTCTGTGAAGCAGCCTTATAGTTTCCGAATCTACTGCGGCACCATTCTACACGTGAACTTGGATAATTCATCTGAATAATCAAATCCTGATTTCTATGTGGTTTGCTAAATCTTAAAGGGCTAGATGCTTTTCTCCTACGCAGTATGTTGTTTGCCTATTGTTTTGCACAACTATGAAACAGCCAGCCAATATTAATGCGTATGGCTGGCTGCTGCTTAAGTTTTAAAGTTTTATCCGATTACTGGAGTTCCCCTAAAATATCTACCCCATCTAAGGTGAAAGTACCCGACATAACATAAACGGTCAGATTGTAATCCCCATACTCCAAGCCTCGGAAGAAGTAGGAGGTATCGCGGTTGTTGGCGCGGGAAGAAATCTGCACATTTTCTGCGACAAGCTCATCATTGAGGTAGATATTAAGCACTGCCGCATCGGTGTTGCCGAAGAGATTGAAGCCGGTTCCGGTAAAGTCTAGGCTGAACCAGGTTCTGCTCTTCTTAGGATCAATCGGTTCACCATCATCAGCTGACTCGATTTCAAACCTTACCACACTGGCGGTTGCCGTTCCGGTGGGTACAATCCGCACTGAGTGAATGCCCGGTTCTAAGCCGGATACAGTGTAGTAGTGACGAGTTGTAGCACTGCCGCTGAAAACAATGCTGCCGTGATACTCACCATCAAGATAAACATCAGCCGTGGCGTTAGCTGTATTCTGCCCCCGGGCAAAGAAGTCAAAGCCGACACCTTCAAAGTACAGCTCGGCATAGGCTTCTTCTCCAGGTGTGTGGCTGGCCCACGCGTCATTTTGGTTCGAACCCCAGCCGCCCGGTTTGCTGTAGCGGTGGTAGTAAACCCGGTTGAGGGTTCCCGGTACCGTAGTGGTATCAGTATGGCGGACAATCGTTTTCTCAGAAGCCATGCCCACACTCTTAGTCCGATTGTGGAATGCCGCGAAACCTTCGTTCACCGAATGAGTCCAGCGGGTCGCATCGGAATAGCGGATCCGAGGATCGGTGTTGTCCAATTTCTCTGACGCCCAGGCATAGCCAGCTATCGGCAGAACCTGGAGATTGTCATACTTGGTATGGTAATAGCCGCTTAGAATTGCAATTCTGCCAGACATGACGCTGTTGTCGGCAGTATCAGTGTAACTGGTAATTTCCTCCCCGTCTAGGTAGGCGGTCAGAGTGTTATCCGCAGCCTCCAGCGCCATAGTATGCCATCCATTCGGATCAAAGTCGTTAATTCGGCCTTGGCGGACTACTGCGCCTTTGCGGCACAGCTGATAGCGGCCATCCGCATACACCAAGAACGAGTATCCTGCCGGATCATGCTCGCCGTACATTACCTGCCGTACACCGATGCCAGCATAGTTCGGCTGATTCGGAACCACCGCATCATCAAGTTTAAAATCGATTTGAGCTTTGTAATTAGCCCAGCGGTAGTCACCGAGCACGGTGTTGGGTCGGATGTGGGTCTGGTTATCCTCCCGATGATTGCCCCACACGCTCCACTCATAGCCCCGCTGATCGTAACCAATAATCTGCTGGAGGACATGGTTGCCGTCCTCATCCATTACTACTTCAAAAGCGCCATACTGGTCAGTTGTGTAGCGGGGAGTTCCGCCTCGTCTTTCTAAGTAAGTCCGTCCGTTTTCATCCATGGGATATTCCGCGTATTCAAAGTCATCAGTGTAGGGCAGCGGTAAGATGGTATCAGCTGCCGGACTGTCATTGCTGCCGCTCACATATTCCGCAGCGCGGTTGTCAAGCCCGTTACTTAACGTCGATACGGTCAGCACGGAGTAAGGCTTAACGACAAATCGCGCGGTGTACAACCCATCATCTCCCAGAGTTGGTTCGACAACTCCAATTTGCTTCATCCAGTTCGCATCTAAAGGCTCTCCCGGATCCGGACCTCTGGTTTCCCACAAATAAAGGGGCTGACCAGCGGTTTTAAAATCCTTAATCCGGATTTCATAATAGCGAGTAAATGCTGTGTTGTTGGCGTGGATCATGGAAAAGTGATCGGTTTCTGGATCTTTTAAGGTTAAGTAGTTGTGGTTTGATGAATCCACAGCTACTCCGCCATCGGTCCAGCTGCCGTCACCGAAGCAGGCGCCTTCTAAATACACCCAGTCGTGATCGATAAACCAGTTAAAGTGCTGGATCATCTGGATGCCGGCGTCGGTTTCGAAGTATCCGGACCAGGGATAATGGGCACTGATTAGGTCCTTGGGATTATACTGAGCCCCCTGGTAGTTCGCGATTACTGCCGGCTGCATCATGAACTTAGTCATGCGGGCAGGATTAGCGCTGGAACCGGACCAGCGGTACATATTGATAAATCTCTGGGCAATGTCTACTACACCGGTGGTTCCACCAATTCCGCCCCGATCCGGATCAACATGGTAGCGGTTCTCGGCCCGCACCATGGGAGCGATGGCTTCGCCGTACCAAACTTCGATGCCATACTCCTGGGACAGCTTAGTTAAACTGGGATGTCCGCTCAGATCATAGTGATAGCTGAAGACATCCACTAAGTCCCGCAGTTCCGGATCGCCGAGAATAAGACTTGCGGTTTCGGGTTTGCGATAGGTATCGGCAGCTACGATTTTGATCTGGCTGTAATCATAGCGGCCATCTGTTTCTTCCTTCAGCCTGTTAGCAAAATACTTGATCCAGTCCATATTGCGGGTATTGGATCCTGACATATCGTTGCGCTCGTTTTGACCGGGACTGACATAATCAATTTTAAGGCCAAAAGTATCGTAAACAGCGTCAATGGTTTCTTTGTACCACTGGTAGCGCTTGTCAAAATCGGTGCCGGTCCAAGATGGTTCGCCCCATCTTAGGATTTCGATCTTAATCTCCGGGTTGATG
This Bacillota bacterium DNA region includes the following protein-coding sequences:
- a CDS encoding DUF1080 domain-containing protein; translated protein: MGRKGWLACVLMVVLVFGALGSAESMGEDMNISWSVVTIDGRDFPIDAEGNAINTYNGWGAVSCNNTSRLLLDYKEENPEAYWKLMNLLFNPETGAGLTSIKVEMGADVNTSSGTEPATKRTAEEPANVLRGAGWHFAADAKSINPEIKIEILRWGEPSWTGTDFDKRYQWYKETIDAVYDTFGLKIDYVSPGQNERNDMSGSNTRNMDWIKYFANRLKEETDGRYDYSQIKIVAADTYRKPETASLILGDPELRDLVDVFSYHYDLSGHPSLTKLSQEYGIEVWYGEAIAPMVRAENRYHVDPDRGGIGGTTGVVDIAQRFINMYRWSGSSANPARMTKFMMQPAVIANYQGAQYNPKDLISAHYPWSGYFETDAGIQMIQHFNWFIDHDWVYLEGACFGDGSWTDGGVAVDSSNHNYLTLKDPETDHFSMIHANNTAFTRYYEIRIKDFKTAGQPLYLWETRGPDPGEPLDANWMKQIGVVEPTLGDDGLYTARFVVKPYSVLTVSTLSNGLDNRAAEYVSGSNDSPAADTILPLPYTDDFEYAEYPMDENGRTYLERRGGTPRYTTDQYGAFEVVMDEDGNHVLQQIIGYDQRGYEWSVWGNHREDNQTHIRPNTVLGDYRWANYKAQIDFKLDDAVVPNQPNYAGIGVRQVMYGEHDPAGYSFLVYADGRYQLCRKGAVVRQGRINDFDPNGWHTMALEAADNTLTAYLDGEEITSYTDTADNSVMSGRIAILSGYYHTKYDNLQVLPIAGYAWASEKLDNTDPRIRYSDATRWTHSVNEGFAAFHNRTKSVGMASEKTIVRHTDTTTVPGTLNRVYYHRYSKPGGWGSNQNDAWASHTPGEEAYAELYFEGVGFDFFARGQNTANATADVYLDGEYHGSIVFSGSATTRHYYTVSGLEPGIHSVRIVPTGTATASVVRFEIESADDGEPIDPKKSRTWFSLDFTGTGFNLFGNTDAAVLNIYLNDELVAENVQISSRANNRDTSYFFRGLEYGDYNLTVYVMSGTFTLDGVDILGELQ
- a CDS encoding gfo/Idh/MocA family oxidoreductase; translation: MEKVRVGIIGCGGIANGKHLPALAKIPEVDIVAFCDI